Sequence from the Fusobacterium periodonticum ATCC 33693 genome:
AAAATAACATCCATATCTCCAACATAGTTAGCAACTAATGTAGGAAGACCTATACCTAAATTTACAACATATCCATCATGAAATTCTTGAGCGACTCTTTTCGCTATAATTTCTCTCACTAAATTTTTATCCATTTCCATATTCTCTCACACCTCCATTATTTACTTTCAACTATGTAGTCTACGAATATTCTTGATATATCTAAATGTTCTGGACTTAATGAACCTGCTGGTACAATTTCCAAAGCTTCAACTATAACAAGATCTGCAGCTGTCGCCATCAATGGGTTGAAGTTCTTTGTAGTTTTTTCACAGATAACATTTCCTAATTCATCAACTTTTGTTCCAAATATTAATGCTACATCTGCTTTTATAGGTTTTTCTAATAAATAATCTCTTCCATCAACATTTACTATTTGTTTTCCTTCTTGAACTATTGTTCCAAGTCCTGTTGGAGTTAAGATTCCTCCTAATCCATAACCTGCTGCTCTAACTCTTTCAGCTAGAGTTCCTTGTGGAACTAATTCTACTTCCATTTCTCCAGATTGCATTCTTCTTCCTGTTTCTGGGTTTGTTCCTATATGACTTGCTATTACTTTTTTAACTTGATTATTAACTATTAATCTTCCAACACCTCTATCTACAAATCCACTATCATTACAAACTATTGTTAAATCTTTTACACCTTTTTCTATTAAAGCTGTAACTATATTTTCTGGTGTCCCACAAGCTAAAAATCCTCCAACATGAATAGTCATACCGTCTTTAATGTGAGATATTGCTTCTTCCATTGAAACTAATTTTTGTCTCATAATTTTTCCTCCTTAGTCTTAAACTTTTTTCAAACATATAATTCTAAATTACTTATAACTATATAGCTAATATTCTAAACTTTTTGTTCTCTTAATTTTGTAATTAGAATAATATGAAACCTGTACAAATAAATAAACCTGAAACTATTGTTACTATCAAACAGTAACCCATTATATCTTTAGCTCCAAGACCTGCTATTCCTAATGCTGGTAAAGCCCAGAATGGTTGAATCATATTAGTCCAAGCATCTCCCCAAGCTATAGCCATAGCTGATTTTGCAGCAGATACTCCTATTGCTTGACCTGCAGGCATTACTATTGGAGCTTGAACTGCCCATTGTCCTCCACCTGAAGGTACAAAGAAGTTTACAACTCCTGCACTGATAAATGAGAATACTGGGAATGTCTTTTCTGTTGATATATTTACAAAGAAATTAGACATAAGTTTTGCAAGAGACATTCCATCCGCATCTGCTCCAACCATTATTCCCATAATTCCTGCATAGAATGGAAATTGTAATAAAATTCCTGCTGCTCCCTTGATTGCTTCTGCTAAAGCATTTAAGTATCTTCTTGGAGTTCCATGTAATAAGATTCCTAAGAATAAGAATATAAAGTTAACTAAATTAAGGTTTAATGCAAAACCTTTTGTTTTTATATAATATCCTATATATACAAAGCCCATAATTGAAAGTAAGATAGATACTATTCCACTATTTTCAATTTTTTCTGCTGGTGTCATTTTTGAAGGATCTAGTACTACTTCTTCAGGTTCTGCTAATAACTTTTGATCAACTTCAACAACTTCATCTTTACTTGGGAACATTGCTGTATTTAATAAAGGTACTATAATCAATAATCCAACTACTATAAATATATTCATTGGTGAAAACATTGTTTGACTTGTTGGAATAGCTTCTGTAACAGCACCTGCTGTCTGTTTTGCCAATGCTTCTCCTCCACTTGCAAGTTGTAGTGGAATTGAACCTGAAATTCCACCATGCCAAACTAAGAATCCTGTATATGCTGAAGCTATAAGAAGTCTATAGTCAACTCCCTTAACTTTTTTTGCAATTTCTTTTGCAAATAATGCTCCAATAACTAGACCAAATCCCCAGTTTAATGCACAAGCTATACCTGAAACTATTGATACAATAAATATTGCTTGTTTTGGTCCCTTTATTCCTGAAGCAAATGTTGATAACATTTTTTTAAATGGTCTTGAACTTGCTAAAGTATGCCCTGTTACTAGGACTAATGCCATTTGCATTGAAAAAGCTAATAAAGACCAAAATCCAACCACATCTAAAGGAGTTGCTTTTGTAAAAACCACAGCTCCTATAAATACTAAAAATGTCAATAATGCACAGAATATAAATGGATCTGGCAACCATCTTTCCATAACACGTACACACATTGAAGTAAATCTTTTAAAGATTCCTTTTTTTTCTTTTACGTTTTCCATAAATTTTCCCCTTTTTATATAAAATTCGAATTAAAAATTCTCTCTACTCCTATTGTAACTTGTTTATTAACTAATGTCAACTATAAACTCTACTTTTTTAGTACAATATTTTATTAAATGAAATATATGTTTTAAAATTTAACTTAATTTTTCATTAAAAAAATATATGCAAAAAAAAACCGTGAGATTACTCACGGTTTTCAAAATATTATTTAATTGTGTTTTAAACCCTACCTAAGCTAGATTAGAAGCTAACTTTCATTCCAGCCCAAGCAGTTGGTTGCCATCTCCAGTTTTTAACTTCAGATTCATTGTTAGTTCTGTTTCTGTAGTCAGCTCCTGCTGCAGCATATAATTTTACGAAATCTGTTGGTTTATAAGAAACTTGTAGAGTTGGTTCTAAGTATAATTCATAGTCTCTTCTGTCAGTAGCAGTTAAATCTCCTCTACCATTTTCTCCAGTTCCACCAGCTCTCTTGAATTGGTGCATATTGTAAGTGTCATATCCACCTTCAGCATTAAATCCTACTTCTACTGCTCCAGCTTTGTATAATGGAGTGTAGTTAGATAAAACAGCTGTTAATTCTCCATACCATTCACCTTTTTTATCTTTATCTACAGTAGAGAATCTGTTTCCTGGTCTTAATCTATTATATGATAAATCATATTCTAAATTTAAAGCAAAGTTAAATGGTAATGAAAAATCAGATTCAAATCCTAAATGATATTCATTTACAGACTTATCATTATCATGTCCTCTCCAAATATGTTTGTATCCAGGTCTTAATCCTAATTTTTCAACTTTAAAGAAGTTGTTAGAGTAGATATAATCAGAGAAATCAAATAATACTGATGCTTCAGCTGTTTTCTTTCCAGCATCTCCAGCTTTTTGAGTAAATCCTAATCTAGTTGTAGCATTTACTTTATCAAATTTTCCTAAATTATAGAAATGTCTAACTCTTACTTCATCAGAAGCTCCTGCAGATCTTCCCATAGTGTTATCTCTTAAAGTGTGATAATTTCTTGTTCTTACTTCTAAAGTTTGTTTTTCAGTGAAGTTTACTTTAGTTGTAGTTTGTAATCTTCCTGCATTAACTTTTGCATCATCAGTCCAGCTTGTTCCACTCTTTTCATCTTTTGGAGCTCTGTTTTCAACTTCTCCATACCATCTGTATTGAACATCTACTGATCCGTTTGGTCTCCAAGCTGGAGTAACTTCTCTGTCTCTGTAAACGATAACAGGTTTTTCAACATATTCAATTACTTTTTCAGGAGCTGGAGTAGGTGCAGGCATAACTTCTTTAGCTGATGCTACTGATCCAACTACTAATAATGAACCTAATACTAATGCTAATTTTTTCATGGTTTTTCCCCCTTAAATTTAATTTTTTATTTTTTATTTTAAACTTTAATTTGTCTATAATCCCATATAGACATCTCCCATTAAAGTTAGTATACTACATTTTTTTTAATTTGTAAACTTTTTTTTAATTTTTTAAACTAAAAAATACTTTTAATAGTCTAATATTGACTATTAAATACTATTTTTGTTTCTTTAATCTTACTGCTGGTTCTGAAGGTAATTTAAATAATGGTATTAATCTATCTAAACCAGTTAAAGTTAAAATTAAGATACTTGCTACTGCTATCATAGCTATAAAGTTATATTTTATAATATCCATTGCTACAAATTCATGTAGAGGATAAACTACTGTAGCTATACCCATATAAAATGCTATATAAACGTGCCAAGGAATAAGTTGAGATCCAAATACACCCATAGCATCACTGAATGTTGCATTTCTTAATCTTAATGTATACATATCTTCTTCTGAACCTTCAACATTTTCTTCAACCATTTCTCTGATGATTGGTCCTATTGTAACTATTTGAGCCATTTCATCTGCAAGAGTTGCGTTTCCAAATACACATAGAAGTCCATTGTAGAACATTAATTGTCTTACACTTCCAGAAATCTTAGATAATAATTTTGAAACAGGTTCAAAGGCATTCATACTCTTCATGATACCACCAAAAGCTGCAACCCACATCATCATTACTATAACCCATCCTCCAGCTGAAGCAAAACCACCCATCATCATATTTAGGTAATCCATAGTACTTGTAACTGTTCCTGCCATCATTCCAAATACATAAGCAAAGAATAGTCCAGCAAATAGACAAATGAATGTTTGTGTTCCCATAAATGCTAGAACTAAAACAATTACTAATGGAACAGCCATATATAAAGGAACTCCATTTTTAACTTGTTCTAGTAACTTAACAGCAGCTTCTCTCTTTTCAGCAAGTGCTGTCCATACATCAGCTGGGATACTATTGATAGCTTCTACAGGATCTCCAACTGTTGAAGGTAATCCCATTGTAAAACCTGCTATAGCAAATAAGATTATTCCTGATAGTAAAACTAATGCTGACCATACACCTTGGTGTCTAATTCTTCTGATAACTTCAACTCTTTGAATTCCTGAACTTACTATTGTAGTATCTGAAATAAGTCCTATATTATCTCCAAAACAAGCTCCTCCTGCTATAGCTGCAGTTGTTAATAATAAGTTTCCTCCAACTATATGATTTAACCACAAGAAGATAGGTGCACAAGCCGCGAATGTTCCCCAACTTGTTCCAGTTGCTATTGAAAGTATAGATGTTACTATAGCTCCAACTACTGCAACTGTCTTAGCTGTAATTCCAACTTTTAATGCAATTA
This genomic interval carries:
- a CDS encoding CoA transferase subunit A, whose protein sequence is MRQKLVSMEEAISHIKDGMTIHVGGFLACGTPENIVTALIEKGVKDLTIVCNDSGFVDRGVGRLIVNNQVKKVIASHIGTNPETGRRMQSGEMEVELVPQGTLAERVRAAGYGLGGILTPTGLGTIVQEGKQIVNVDGRDYLLEKPIKADVALIFGTKVDELGNVICEKTTKNFNPLMATAADLVIVEALEIVPAGSLSPEHLDISRIFVDYIVESK
- a CDS encoding short-chain fatty acid transporter yields the protein MENVKEKKGIFKRFTSMCVRVMERWLPDPFIFCALLTFLVFIGAVVFTKATPLDVVGFWSLLAFSMQMALVLVTGHTLASSRPFKKMLSTFASGIKGPKQAIFIVSIVSGIACALNWGFGLVIGALFAKEIAKKVKGVDYRLLIASAYTGFLVWHGGISGSIPLQLASGGEALAKQTAGAVTEAIPTSQTMFSPMNIFIVVGLLIIVPLLNTAMFPSKDEVVEVDQKLLAEPEEVVLDPSKMTPAEKIENSGIVSILLSIMGFVYIGYYIKTKGFALNLNLVNFIFLFLGILLHGTPRRYLNALAEAIKGAAGILLQFPFYAGIMGIMVGADADGMSLAKLMSNFFVNISTEKTFPVFSFISAGVVNFFVPSGGGQWAVQAPIVMPAGQAIGVSAAKSAMAIAWGDAWTNMIQPFWALPALGIAGLGAKDIMGYCLIVTIVSGLFICTGFILF
- the fomA gene encoding major outer membrane protein FomA encodes the protein MKKLALVLGSLLVVGSVASAKEVMPAPTPAPEKVIEYVEKPVIVYRDREVTPAWRPNGSVDVQYRWYGEVENRAPKDEKSGTSWTDDAKVNAGRLQTTTKVNFTEKQTLEVRTRNYHTLRDNTMGRSAGASDEVRVRHFYNLGKFDKVNATTRLGFTQKAGDAGKKTAEASVLFDFSDYIYSNNFFKVEKLGLRPGYKHIWRGHDNDKSVNEYHLGFESDFSLPFNFALNLEYDLSYNRLRPGNRFSTVDKDKKGEWYGELTAVLSNYTPLYKAGAVEVGFNAEGGYDTYNMHQFKRAGGTGENGRGDLTATDRRDYELYLEPTLQVSYKPTDFVKLYAAAGADYRNRTNNESEVKNWRWQPTAWAGMKVSF
- a CDS encoding Na+/H+ antiporter NhaC family protein → MKAFLKLSPVIVLAALMMKGFDALLAAPIATIYACIIAMIFSKQKFSTVIDHAIDNVKEIQVALFILMAAYAMAEAFMSTGVGASLILIALKVGITAKTVAVVGAIVTSILSIATGTSWGTFAACAPIFLWLNHIVGGNLLLTTAAIAGGACFGDNIGLISDTTIVSSGIQRVEVIRRIRHQGVWSALVLLSGIILFAIAGFTMGLPSTVGDPVEAINSIPADVWTALAEKREAAVKLLEQVKNGVPLYMAVPLVIVLVLAFMGTQTFICLFAGLFFAYVFGMMAGTVTSTMDYLNMMMGGFASAGGWVIVMMMWVAAFGGIMKSMNAFEPVSKLLSKISGSVRQLMFYNGLLCVFGNATLADEMAQIVTIGPIIREMVEENVEGSEEDMYTLRLRNATFSDAMGVFGSQLIPWHVYIAFYMGIATVVYPLHEFVAMDIIKYNFIAMIAVASILILTLTGLDRLIPLFKLPSEPAVRLKKQK